A section of the Homalodisca vitripennis isolate AUS2020 unplaced genomic scaffold, UT_GWSS_2.1 ScUCBcl_1270;HRSCAF=4680, whole genome shotgun sequence genome encodes:
- the LOC124371361 gene encoding uncharacterized protein LOC124371361 — MTDCGRCVRPIPKTGKNGPKVDCAECKLSFHGKFVDLTPDDIQYYVENNTVWRCEACAKVRRKSMALESSMTSTITNEDVFNLVSELRKDLRGVEAGLGKSINTAFEELKETKGLVSKQGEEMSALLELVNKLSTENAALRNKVAMLESRMDDIEQYSRRDTIEIHGIPADRGEQIVEVVKTVGRALDLTIDENMISACHRLRNREGSGKPPGIIVKMTRRMDAEAVLQKRRVKRNLNTHDIGLTASPAMPIYINESLSPGRRRLLNAAREKKSEKHYTYLWIRGGKILMRKAEGEPVKVVTSLADLDKL; from the coding sequence ATGACTGATTGTGGTCGCTGTGTGAGACCGATCCCTAAAACTGGGAAAAATGGTCCTAAGGTGGATTGTGCTGAATGTAAATTGTCATTTCATGGAAAATTTGTCGATCTTACACCTGACGACATTCAGTATTACGTCGAGAACAATACCGTATGGAGGTGTGAAGCTTGCGCCAAGGTACGACGTAAGAGCATGGCCCTTGAGTCATCTATGACCTCTACCATTACCAATGAGGATGTTTTTAATCTAGTATCGGAATTGAGAAAGGACCTGAGAGGAGTTGAAGCTGGACTGGGCAAATCGATCAACACTGCCTTTGAAGAGTTAAAAGAGACTAAAGGCCTGGTTAGTAAACAAGGAGAGGAAATGTCAGCACTCTTAGAACTTGTAAACAAGCTCTCCACGGAAAACGCTGCCCTCAGGAATAAGGTCGCTATGCTCGAGAGCCGTATGGACGACATCGAACAGTATTCCAGGAGGGATACTATCGAGATACACGGTATCCCGGCTGATAGAGGAGAACAGATCGTCGAGGTGGTGAAAACAGTGGGGCGAGCCTTGGACCTGACGATAGATGAAAATATGATCAGTGCTTGCCATAGACTGCGAAACAGGGAAGGATCTGGCAAGCCCCCTGGAATTATAGTGAAGATGACCCGACGCATGGATGCTGAGGCTGTCCTCCAAAAAAGGCGAGTGAAGCGTAATTTAAATACGCACGATATAGGCCTAACTGCAAGTCCTGCGATgcctatatatattaatgaaagccTGAGCCCTGGACGACGCCGACTTCTGAACGCAGCCCGGGAAAAGAAAAGTGAAAAACATTACACGTATCTATGGATCAGAGGAGGCAAGATATTAATGAGGAAGGCGGAGGGCGAACCTGTGAAAGTTGTAACTTCGCTGGCGGACCTGGATAAATTGTGA